The genomic DNA ATAACACTGGCCGTCATTGCACTCGCTGTCGTCTTCTTTTCGACCGTCGAGCCACCAAAGCAGTCCGCGGTCGCGGTTGGACGCGCCTCGGTGGGTCAGCCTGCTCCGGCTATCGAAATGGTTGACTTTGAAGGTGTGGACGTGACTCTTGCGCAGTTCGTTGGCACCCCCGTAGTGTTGAACTTTTGGTCTTCCTGGTGTCCCTTCTGTATTGCGGAAATGCCCGACTTTGAAAGGGTCAGCCAAGCAGCGGGTGACCGTGTCGAGTTCATCGGTGTCAACCTCCAAGACGACGCCGGACTTGCGGACGACCTGAGGATCGAAACCGGTATCACCTACCGGGTGACTCGCGACCCCCAGGGCGTCGTGTACGCCGCATTCGGGGGCATTGCGATGCCGACGACGGTGTTTATCGATGCCAATGGCATTGTCCGCGAGGTCGTGACAGGGCAAATGTCCGAGGATCGGCTGACCGCAAAGATCGCAGAACACTTCTCGATCGGCGTCTAGCTGTACTCGGCCATTAGGTTGGTGACACTCGGCTGATTGGTGGGCGCCGTGCGAGGGAGCTGT from Acidobacteriota bacterium includes the following:
- a CDS encoding TlpA family protein disulfide reductase, producing MARYQDKQAGARRQERRVGDAKRRTRNQRLKWGGITLAVIALAVVFFSTVEPPKQSAVAVGRASVGQPAPAIEMVDFEGVDVTLAQFVGTPVVLNFWSSWCPFCIAEMPDFERVSQAAGDRVEFIGVNLQDDAGLADDLRIETGITYRVTRDPQGVVYAAFGGIAMPTTVFIDANGIVREVVTGQMSEDRLTAKIAEHFSIGV